A stretch of the Streptomyces sp. NBC_01428 genome encodes the following:
- a CDS encoding SDR family oxidoreductase — MTTILVTGGTGTLGRHVCERLRADGHAVRVLSRHTQPYAVDLREGGGALDAAVSGVDAIVHCASSPRGGDERAAGHLVAAARRAAVPHLLYISIVGVDAVPMGYYKAKLAVERQIEESGLGWTILRATQFHELVDQVLTGLAKPPLLFLPAGASDQPIEVTEVADRLAELAAGAPAGRVADLGGPEVRTFPSLAAAHLRATGKRRPVIDVRLWGGAYRAFRDGHHLTPEHAVGKGTFEDYLKVRYPTAR; from the coding sequence ATGACCACGATCCTGGTGACCGGCGGGACCGGAACCCTGGGCCGGCACGTCTGCGAGCGGCTGCGGGCGGACGGCCACGCGGTGCGGGTGCTCAGCCGGCACACGCAGCCGTACGCCGTCGATCTGCGGGAGGGAGGCGGCGCGCTGGACGCCGCCGTCTCCGGGGTGGACGCGATCGTGCACTGCGCGTCGAGCCCGCGGGGCGGCGACGAACGGGCGGCCGGGCATCTCGTCGCGGCGGCGCGACGGGCCGCCGTCCCTCATCTGCTCTACATCTCGATCGTCGGCGTCGACGCCGTGCCGATGGGTTACTACAAGGCCAAGCTGGCGGTCGAGCGGCAGATCGAGGAGTCGGGGCTCGGGTGGACGATCCTGCGCGCCACGCAGTTCCACGAGCTGGTCGACCAGGTCCTCACCGGACTCGCCAAGCCGCCGCTGCTGTTCCTTCCGGCCGGCGCGTCCGACCAGCCGATCGAGGTCACCGAGGTCGCCGACCGGCTGGCGGAACTGGCGGCCGGAGCGCCCGCCGGGCGTGTCGCGGACCTGGGCGGGCCCGAGGTGCGGACGTTCCCTTCGCTGGCCGCCGCCCACCTCCGCGCCACTGGAAAACGGCGTCCCGTCATCGACGTACGCCTCTGGGGCGGCGCCTACCGCGCCTTCCGGGACGGCCACCACCTCACCCCGGAACACGCCGTGGGCAAGGGAACGTTCGAGGACTACCTGAAGGTGCGGTACCCGACGGCCCGGTGA
- the sigJ gene encoding RNA polymerase sigma factor SigJ — translation MTTSPADEFEVHRPRLFGLAYRLLGSAADAEDAVQDAYLRFSEADRPGIARPGAWLAKVVTNLCLNRLTSARARRERYPGSWLPEPVVTADGTLGPLESAEQRDAVSLALLVLLERLTPTERAVYVLREAFAYGHREIAGVLELSETNCRQLYRRAVQRIAAPEARFQPPPDQQAKLVASFLTAAREGDLAGLERLFAAEVVWWSDGGGKVSAARRPVEGRDKVLRLLAGLLGRSAADGVRLSVVEVNGGAGLVARGPGGADEGSPAGSAAGPLIGVVAFEMRDGVFTGVRAVLNPDKLEFVGRQLATVRDGS, via the coding sequence GTGACGACCAGCCCCGCCGACGAGTTCGAGGTCCACCGCCCCCGGCTGTTCGGGCTCGCCTACCGCCTGCTCGGGTCCGCAGCCGACGCGGAGGACGCCGTGCAGGACGCCTATCTGCGCTTCAGCGAGGCCGACCGGCCGGGGATCGCCCGGCCGGGTGCCTGGCTCGCCAAGGTCGTCACCAATCTCTGTCTCAACCGGCTCACCTCCGCCCGTGCCCGACGGGAGCGGTACCCGGGATCCTGGCTGCCGGAGCCGGTGGTCACCGCGGACGGCACGCTCGGGCCGCTGGAGTCGGCGGAGCAGCGGGACGCCGTGTCGCTGGCCCTGCTGGTCCTCCTGGAACGGCTCACCCCCACCGAACGGGCCGTCTACGTCCTGCGTGAGGCGTTCGCGTACGGCCACCGGGAGATCGCGGGGGTCCTGGAGCTGAGCGAGACCAACTGCCGCCAGCTGTACCGGCGGGCGGTCCAGCGGATCGCCGCGCCCGAGGCCCGCTTCCAGCCGCCTCCGGATCAGCAGGCGAAGCTCGTCGCCTCGTTCCTCACCGCCGCCCGTGAGGGCGACCTCGCGGGTCTGGAGCGGCTGTTCGCCGCCGAGGTCGTCTGGTGGTCCGACGGCGGCGGCAAGGTCTCCGCCGCGCGGCGGCCCGTCGAGGGACGCGACAAGGTGCTGCGTCTCCTGGCGGGTCTCCTCGGCCGGTCCGCGGCGGACGGCGTCCGGCTGTCGGTCGTCGAGGTCAACGGCGGCGCCGGTCTGGTCGCGCGCGGCCCCGGAGGCGCGGACGAAGGCTCCCCGGCCGGCTCCGCGGCCGGCCCACTCATCGGGGTGGTGGCGTTCGAGATGCGCGACGGCGTGTTCACGGGGGTGCGGGCGGTCCTGAACCCCGACAAACTGGAGTTCGTGGGGCGCCAGCTGGCAACGGTCCGGGACGGCTCCTGA
- a CDS encoding riboflavin synthase: MFTGIVEELGEVTAVETLDDASRFRLRGPVVTQGAQHGDSIAVNGVCLTVVEHEGDEFTADVMAETLSRSSLGALAVGSRVNLERPMAVGDRLGGHIVQGHVDGTGTVLERKPSENWEIVKVSLPADLSRYVVEKGSITVDGISLTVVDAGPDFFTVSLIPTTLDLTTLGHKQPGDPVNLEVDVIAKYVERLLGARGEQPAGLPGVQGAGQ, encoded by the coding sequence GTGTTCACCGGAATCGTCGAAGAGCTGGGTGAAGTCACCGCCGTCGAGACCCTCGACGACGCCTCGCGTTTCCGTCTGCGTGGCCCCGTCGTCACGCAGGGCGCACAGCACGGGGACTCCATCGCCGTCAACGGCGTCTGTCTCACCGTCGTCGAGCACGAGGGCGACGAGTTCACCGCCGACGTCATGGCGGAAACCCTCAGCCGTTCCAGCCTCGGCGCCCTCGCCGTCGGCTCGCGCGTCAACCTCGAACGGCCCATGGCCGTGGGCGACCGCCTCGGCGGCCACATCGTGCAGGGCCACGTGGACGGCACCGGCACCGTTCTCGAACGCAAGCCGTCCGAGAACTGGGAGATCGTGAAGGTCTCGCTGCCCGCGGACCTCTCGCGCTACGTGGTCGAGAAGGGCTCCATCACGGTCGACGGCATCAGCCTGACCGTCGTGGACGCGGGCCCGGACTTCTTCACCGTCAGCCTCATCCCCACCACCCTCGACCTGACCACGCTCGGCCACAAGCAGCCCGGCGACCCGGTCAACCTCGAGGTCGACGTCATCGCCAAGTACGTCGAGCGGCTGCTCGGCGCACGCGGCGAGCAGCCCGCCGGTCTGCCCGGCGTCCAGGGGGCCGGACAGTGA
- a CDS encoding nicotinamide mononucleotide transporter family protein, translating to MNWLNSEAFVLLDQHIKWSDMIGNVIGLLALALGWRRSLWSWPAQFVSGVILFAAFATAHLSGSAGKQVVVMVVAVYGWWQWNRGKERDGSVAVRFATWRERAVMAAAAGLGTVAVAGLFTAYPSLSWDPWPDAYIFVGTIVAMYAQARGMVEFWIAWLLVDLVGVPLNFANGFAFSGFVYVLYGALVLWGLRDWWLRSRKAGQPVLEGAPA from the coding sequence GTGAACTGGCTCAACTCCGAGGCCTTCGTCCTGCTCGACCAGCACATCAAGTGGTCGGACATGATCGGCAACGTGATCGGCCTGCTCGCCCTCGCGCTCGGCTGGCGCCGCTCCCTGTGGAGCTGGCCCGCCCAGTTCGTCTCCGGCGTCATCCTCTTCGCCGCCTTCGCCACCGCCCACCTCTCCGGCAGCGCCGGCAAGCAGGTCGTCGTGATGGTCGTCGCGGTGTACGGCTGGTGGCAGTGGAACCGCGGCAAGGAGCGCGACGGATCCGTCGCCGTACGGTTCGCCACCTGGCGGGAGCGCGCCGTGATGGCCGCCGCCGCCGGACTCGGCACCGTCGCCGTCGCGGGTCTCTTCACCGCGTACCCGTCGCTGTCCTGGGACCCCTGGCCCGACGCCTACATCTTCGTCGGCACGATCGTCGCCATGTACGCCCAGGCCCGCGGCATGGTCGAGTTCTGGATCGCCTGGCTGCTCGTCGACCTGGTGGGCGTCCCGCTGAACTTCGCCAACGGATTCGCCTTCTCCGGTTTCGTCTACGTCCTGTACGGCGCGCTCGTCCTCTGGGGCCTGCGCGACTGGTGGCTGCGTTCCCGCAAGGCCGGGCAGCCCGTCCTGGAAGGAGCCCCGGCATGA
- a CDS encoding bifunctional 3,4-dihydroxy-2-butanone-4-phosphate synthase/GTP cyclohydrolase II: MTTTPVWYSTGHDQDASDFALDPVEQAVADIAAGRPVVVVDDEDRENEGDLVIAAEKATPEIVAFMMSECRGLICAPMEGDELDRLRLPQMVDDNTESMKTAFTVSVDASAAHGVTTGISASDRAATLRLLADGTSAADDFVRPGHIFPLRARPGGVLARNGHTEAAVDLARLAGLRPAGAIVEIAGEDGRMLRLPELIPFARKHGLTIISIEDLIAYRRAAESTPSAAHGAPLAAPSVRREAEVHLPTAFGEFTAYGYRSTADGVEHVALVHGEIGDGEDVLVRVHSECLTGDVFHSQRCDCGPQLQTSMERIQAEGRGIVVYLRGHEGRGIGLLSKLRAYELQERGRDTLDANLELGLPADARDYGASAQILENLGVRSLRLMTNNPDKTDALVGHGLRVSAREPMPVQAGEHNLRYLRTKRDRMGHDLPWLDAATVSACGSQ, translated from the coding sequence ATGACAACGACGCCGGTTTGGTACAGCACCGGGCACGATCAAGACGCCTCGGACTTCGCGCTCGACCCCGTCGAGCAGGCCGTCGCCGACATCGCCGCGGGCCGCCCCGTCGTGGTCGTCGACGACGAGGACCGGGAGAACGAGGGCGACCTCGTCATCGCCGCCGAGAAGGCCACCCCCGAGATCGTCGCCTTCATGATGAGCGAGTGCCGCGGGCTGATCTGCGCCCCCATGGAGGGTGACGAACTCGACCGGCTGCGGCTGCCGCAGATGGTCGACGACAACACCGAGTCCATGAAGACGGCGTTCACGGTGTCGGTGGACGCCTCCGCCGCGCACGGCGTGACCACCGGGATCTCCGCGTCCGACCGCGCCGCCACCCTGCGGCTCCTCGCGGACGGTACGTCCGCAGCCGACGACTTCGTGCGCCCCGGCCACATCTTCCCGCTGCGCGCACGGCCCGGCGGCGTCCTGGCCCGCAACGGCCACACCGAGGCGGCCGTCGACCTGGCCCGGCTCGCCGGACTGCGCCCGGCCGGGGCGATCGTCGAGATCGCCGGCGAGGACGGCCGGATGCTCCGGCTGCCCGAGCTGATCCCCTTCGCCCGCAAGCACGGCCTGACGATCATCTCCATCGAGGACCTGATCGCCTACCGCCGTGCCGCCGAGAGCACGCCGTCCGCCGCCCACGGGGCGCCGCTCGCGGCGCCCTCCGTCCGCCGCGAGGCCGAGGTCCACCTGCCCACGGCATTCGGCGAGTTCACCGCGTACGGCTACCGCTCCACCGCCGACGGCGTCGAGCACGTCGCCCTCGTGCACGGTGAGATCGGCGACGGCGAGGACGTCCTGGTCCGCGTCCACTCCGAGTGCCTCACCGGCGACGTCTTCCACTCGCAGCGCTGCGACTGCGGCCCCCAGCTCCAGACGTCCATGGAGCGCATCCAGGCCGAGGGCCGCGGCATCGTCGTCTACCTGCGCGGCCACGAGGGGCGCGGCATCGGACTGCTCTCCAAGCTCCGCGCCTACGAACTCCAGGAGCGCGGCCGGGACACCCTGGACGCCAACCTGGAACTGGGCCTGCCCGCCGACGCCCGGGACTACGGGGCGAGCGCGCAGATCCTGGAAAACCTCGGCGTGCGCAGCCTGCGCCTGATGACCAACAACCCCGACAAGACCGACGCGCTCGTCGGACACGGCCTGCGGGTCTCCGCCCGCGAGCCGATGCCCGTCCAGGCCGGCGAGCACAACCTGCGCTACCTGCGCACCAAGCGGGACCGGATGGGACACGACCTGCCCTGGCTGGACGCGGCGACCGTGTCCGCCTGCGGGAGCCAGTGA
- the ribH gene encoding 6,7-dimethyl-8-ribityllumazine synthase: protein MSGKGAPELSVRNCGDLRVAVIAAQWHDKVMDGLVDGALRALHELGIDEPTLLRVPGSFELPVVAKVLAGRGYDAIVALGVVIRGGTPHFEYVCQGVTQGLTQVSIDTGVPIGFGVLTCDTEEQALDRAGLEGSNEDKGHEAVTAAVATAATLRSVSEPWR, encoded by the coding sequence GTGAGCGGCAAGGGTGCACCTGAACTGTCCGTACGCAACTGCGGCGACCTGCGGGTCGCGGTCATCGCGGCGCAGTGGCACGACAAGGTGATGGACGGACTCGTCGACGGCGCCCTGCGCGCCCTGCACGAGCTGGGGATCGACGAGCCGACCCTGCTGCGGGTCCCCGGCAGCTTCGAGCTGCCGGTCGTCGCCAAGGTCCTCGCGGGCCGCGGCTACGACGCGATCGTCGCGCTCGGCGTCGTCATCCGCGGCGGAACCCCCCACTTCGAGTACGTGTGCCAGGGCGTCACCCAGGGCCTCACGCAGGTCTCCATCGACACCGGAGTCCCCATCGGCTTCGGCGTCCTGACCTGCGACACCGAGGAGCAGGCACTGGACCGCGCCGGTCTGGAGGGCTCCAACGAGGACAAGGGGCACGAGGCGGTCACCGCCGCCGTCGCGACCGCGGCCACCCTGCGCTCAGTATCCGAACCCTGGCGCTGA
- a CDS encoding phosphoribosyl-ATP diphosphatase, whose translation MSKKTFEELFTELQQKAATGDPATSRTAELVGKGVHAIGKKVVEEAAEVWMAAEYEGKDAAAEEISQLLYHVQVMMVARGISLDDVYAHL comes from the coding sequence ATGTCCAAGAAGACGTTCGAGGAGCTGTTCACCGAGCTCCAGCAGAAGGCCGCCACCGGCGACCCCGCCACTTCGCGCACCGCCGAGCTGGTCGGCAAGGGCGTCCATGCCATCGGCAAGAAGGTCGTCGAAGAGGCCGCAGAGGTCTGGATGGCCGCCGAGTACGAGGGCAAGGACGCCGCCGCCGAGGAGATCTCGCAGCTGCTCTACCACGTCCAGGTGATGATGGTCGCGCGCGGGATCTCCCTCGACGACGTGTACGCGCATCTGTAG
- the hisG gene encoding ATP phosphoribosyltransferase has protein sequence MLRIAVPNKGSLSGPAADMLHEAGYQQRRESKELRIVDPVNEVEFFYLRPRDIAIYVSSGRLDIGVTGRDLLIDSGASAEEILPLGFARSTFRFASKPGTASGVADLNGKTVATSYEGIVAKYLADSGIDASVVHLDGAVETAIELGVAEVIADVVETGTSLRNAGLEVFGDPIMKSEAVVIRRVGADLTEDAEPKVQQFLRRLQGVLVARTYVMMDYDCRAEHLEKAIALTPGLESPTISPLHNEGWVAVRAMVPSKEAQRIMDDLYAVGARAILTTAIHACRL, from the coding sequence ATGCTGCGCATCGCCGTCCCCAACAAGGGTTCCCTCTCAGGACCTGCGGCGGACATGCTGCATGAGGCCGGCTACCAGCAGCGGCGCGAGTCCAAGGAACTGCGGATCGTCGACCCGGTCAACGAGGTCGAGTTCTTCTACCTCCGCCCCCGCGACATCGCGATCTACGTCTCCTCCGGCCGCCTCGACATCGGCGTCACCGGCCGCGACCTGCTGATCGACTCCGGGGCCAGCGCGGAGGAGATCCTCCCGCTCGGCTTCGCCCGCTCCACCTTCCGCTTCGCCTCCAAGCCCGGCACCGCGAGCGGCGTCGCCGACCTGAACGGCAAGACGGTCGCCACCTCCTACGAGGGCATCGTCGCCAAGTACCTCGCCGACAGCGGCATCGACGCCTCCGTCGTGCACCTCGACGGCGCCGTCGAGACGGCCATCGAACTCGGTGTCGCCGAGGTCATCGCGGATGTCGTCGAGACCGGCACCTCGCTGCGCAACGCGGGCCTGGAGGTGTTCGGCGACCCCATCATGAAGTCCGAGGCCGTCGTCATCCGCCGTGTCGGGGCCGACCTCACCGAGGACGCCGAGCCCAAGGTCCAGCAGTTCCTGCGCCGGCTCCAGGGCGTCCTCGTCGCACGGACGTACGTGATGATGGACTACGACTGCCGCGCCGAGCACCTGGAGAAGGCCATCGCCCTCACCCCGGGTCTGGAGTCGCCGACCATCTCCCCGCTGCACAACGAGGGCTGGGTCGCCGTCCGCGCCATGGTCCCCTCCAAGGAGGCCCAGCGGATCATGGACGACCTGTACGCCGTCGGCGCGCGGGCCATCCTGACCACGGCCATCCACGCCTGCCGGCTCTGA
- a CDS encoding PH domain-containing protein — translation MSDLPALPVTFRPARTRAVLLGAGAAILVVITTVAMLLEQLGPGERLSFILTAALLFGVLLLLSRPKVVADETGVTVVNIAGRRRLDWAEILRVNLRPGDPWVFLDLSDGTSLPVLGIQPGIARRRAIEDARTLRALVEARSVREPGGRRDEHQG, via the coding sequence ATGTCGGACCTTCCCGCCCTTCCGGTCACCTTCCGCCCGGCCCGCACCCGCGCCGTGCTGCTCGGCGCGGGCGCCGCGATCCTGGTGGTCATCACCACGGTCGCGATGCTCCTGGAGCAGCTCGGACCGGGGGAGCGGCTCAGCTTCATCCTCACCGCCGCCCTGCTCTTCGGCGTCCTGCTGCTGCTCTCGCGGCCCAAGGTCGTCGCCGACGAGACCGGCGTCACCGTGGTCAACATCGCGGGCCGGCGCCGCCTGGACTGGGCGGAGATCCTGCGGGTCAACCTGCGCCCCGGCGACCCGTGGGTGTTCCTCGACCTCAGTGACGGCACCAGCCTGCCGGTGCTCGGCATCCAGCCGGGCATCGCCAGACGGCGTGCCATCGAGGACGCGCGGACCCTGCGTGCCCTCGTCGAAGCCCGCTCCGTCCGTGAACCGGGCGGGCGACGTGACGAACATCAGGGCTGA
- a CDS encoding hemolysin family protein: MTIPLLLLGAAFLLILANGFFVAAEFGLVTVERPEAEKAAADGDKRAATVVESLKELSFQLSGTQLGITITSLVVGMLAEPALARLLHGPFTAIGLPEGAVPGIAVVVGMLLASAVQMVIGELVPKNWAVSKPLQVARFVAGPQHVFSRLFRPVIAALNTVANRLVRALGVEPAEELASARTPGELVSLARHSAQAGALEQDTADLFVRTMSLADLTAQHVMTPRVRVSALQSSATAEDVVNLTRATGLSRFPVYRERIDEIVGMVHLKDALAIPSHDRLRTPVGRIAQAPLLVPETLPVQPLLEQLRSEQPIAVVVDEYGGTAGVVTLEDIVEELVGEVRDEHDDVLGEPPELAAAPPEDGRPAWDADGSCRVDVLQRIGLDVPEGPYETVAGLVADLLGRIPAPGDKAELPGWRLSVRQVGHYRAERVRLVRTALAPEAVR, translated from the coding sequence ATGACCATCCCCCTGTTGCTCCTTGGCGCGGCGTTCCTGCTGATTCTCGCCAACGGATTCTTCGTGGCCGCCGAGTTCGGTCTCGTGACCGTCGAGCGCCCCGAGGCCGAGAAGGCCGCGGCCGACGGCGACAAGCGCGCCGCCACGGTCGTCGAGTCGCTCAAGGAGCTCTCGTTCCAGCTCTCCGGAACACAGCTCGGCATCACCATCACCTCCCTCGTCGTCGGCATGCTCGCCGAACCGGCGCTCGCCCGGCTGCTGCACGGCCCGTTCACCGCGATCGGCCTGCCCGAAGGGGCGGTGCCCGGCATCGCCGTGGTGGTCGGCATGCTGCTGGCCTCCGCCGTGCAGATGGTGATCGGTGAACTCGTGCCGAAGAACTGGGCGGTCTCCAAGCCGCTCCAGGTCGCCCGGTTCGTGGCCGGCCCGCAGCACGTCTTCTCCCGCCTGTTCCGGCCGGTGATCGCCGCGCTCAACACGGTCGCCAACCGGCTCGTCCGGGCCCTCGGTGTCGAACCCGCCGAGGAACTGGCCTCCGCCCGCACCCCCGGCGAACTCGTCTCCCTGGCTCGTCACTCGGCCCAGGCCGGCGCCCTGGAACAGGACACCGCGGACCTCTTCGTCCGCACCATGTCCCTCGCCGATCTCACCGCGCAGCACGTCATGACGCCGCGCGTCCGGGTCAGCGCCCTGCAGTCCTCGGCGACCGCCGAGGACGTGGTCAACCTCACCCGTGCCACCGGCCTCTCCCGCTTCCCGGTCTACCGGGAGCGGATCGACGAGATCGTGGGCATGGTGCACCTCAAGGACGCCCTCGCGATCCCCTCCCACGACCGGCTGCGCACCCCCGTCGGCCGGATCGCGCAGGCTCCGCTGCTCGTCCCGGAGACGCTGCCCGTGCAGCCGCTCCTGGAGCAGTTGCGCAGCGAGCAGCCGATCGCCGTGGTCGTCGACGAGTACGGCGGCACCGCCGGGGTGGTCACCCTGGAGGACATCGTCGAGGAACTCGTCGGCGAGGTCCGTGACGAGCACGACGACGTGCTCGGCGAACCGCCCGAGCTCGCCGCCGCCCCGCCGGAGGACGGCAGGCCCGCCTGGGACGCCGACGGCAGCTGCCGGGTGGACGTCCTGCAGCGCATAGGCCTGGACGTGCCCGAGGGACCGTACGAGACCGTGGCGGGCCTCGTCGCCGACCTTCTCGGCAGGATCCCGGCACCCGGCGACAAGGCCGAACTCCCCGGCTGGCGTCTGTCGGTCCGGCAGGTCGGCCACTACCGCGCCGAACGGGTCCGCCTGGTGCGGACCGCGCTCGCCCCGGAGGCCGTCCGATGA
- a CDS encoding hemolysin family protein: MSVLQLLLAGLLVLANGFFVGAEFALVSVRRSQIEPLGTTRSRQVLYGLERLPQMMAAAQFGITVCSLTLGAVAEPTVAHLLEPLFEAVHLPDGVIHPLGYVIALALVVFFHLVIGEMVPKNLAMAAPEKTALWLSPGLVAFARLCRPVTLALGACARLILKLFGVEPRDEVEAVFTSEQLNRLVEDSGQAGLLDPEEQERLEDALELGSRPVTDVLLGSDSLITVDPSVTPGQVVALTARTGYSRFPVVAENGAFMGCYLHVKDVLDLEESERAVPQQMWRPMTTLRAELPLDDALTVMRRAATHLAQVADAAGKVLGLVALEDVLELLVGEVRDPAHRDVTPVRVTEVRPSQSPAPAASEEALAS; encoded by the coding sequence ATGAGCGTGCTCCAACTTCTTCTCGCCGGTCTGCTGGTCCTCGCCAACGGCTTCTTCGTCGGTGCCGAGTTCGCCCTCGTCTCGGTGCGGCGCAGCCAGATCGAGCCACTGGGCACCACCCGCTCCCGGCAGGTCCTGTACGGCCTGGAGCGGCTTCCGCAGATGATGGCGGCGGCCCAGTTCGGCATCACCGTCTGTTCGCTGACGCTCGGCGCGGTCGCCGAACCGACGGTCGCCCATCTGCTGGAACCCCTCTTCGAGGCCGTCCACCTGCCCGACGGGGTGATCCACCCCCTCGGCTACGTGATCGCGCTCGCCCTCGTCGTCTTCTTCCACCTCGTGATCGGCGAGATGGTCCCGAAGAACCTCGCGATGGCGGCGCCGGAGAAGACGGCTCTGTGGCTCAGCCCCGGTCTCGTCGCCTTCGCCCGCCTGTGCCGGCCGGTCACCCTTGCCCTCGGTGCCTGCGCCCGGCTCATCCTCAAGCTGTTCGGGGTGGAGCCCCGGGACGAGGTCGAGGCGGTCTTCACCAGCGAGCAGCTCAACCGCCTGGTGGAGGACTCGGGGCAGGCCGGCCTGCTCGACCCCGAGGAGCAGGAGCGGCTGGAGGACGCGCTGGAACTGGGCTCCCGCCCGGTCACCGACGTCCTGCTCGGCAGCGACTCGCTGATCACCGTGGACCCCTCGGTGACGCCGGGCCAGGTCGTGGCGCTCACCGCGCGCACGGGCTACTCCCGGTTCCCCGTGGTCGCGGAGAACGGCGCCTTCATGGGCTGCTACCTCCATGTGAAGGACGTCCTCGACCTGGAGGAGTCCGAGCGCGCGGTCCCGCAGCAGATGTGGCGCCCGATGACCACGCTGCGGGCCGAACTCCCGCTGGACGACGCCCTCACCGTGATGCGGCGTGCCGCCACCCACCTCGCCCAGGTCGCCGACGCGGCCGGCAAGGTCCTCGGCCTGGTGGCGCTGGAGGACGTGCTGGAGCTGCTCGTCGGCGAGGTGCGTGACCCGGCGCACCGCGACGTCACCCCGGTGCGGGTCACGGAGGTCCGCCCGAGTCAGAGTCCGGCCCCGGCCGCTTCGGAGGAGGCGCTGGCGAGCTGA